The nucleotide window TCGGCCAACATATACAATTTTATACCATATATGTCTGGTTTGTTTGGATTGTAGACCTTGAAAGAGAGGCGGCCACGCCATGGCATCGTCCCTTCATCCAGACTCAATTCTTTCTTTGGAACCTCTGCAAATTTCTTGGTAAAATATGCCATCAATGGTCGCACTTTTATCAACCGGTTACTATTGTTCTCGGGAACTGCTTTGTTGTTATACGCGTGAAAGAACTTGGCAATACGTTGGAACTGCCTAGACGACATAAACACGTTGAAGAATCGAGCATGCCACAGCTTATTTGTTTGCCAGTACATCCTCATTGTAGGGAGCTTGATTATCCCCATTAGTTGGCAGAGGCCCAAATATCTGGCCATTTCTTTTACAGACACTGGTTTCCACTGATTCCTTGAGGTTTCAGAAACCAGATGTATGATGTGTGAGGCATACAAATTAGTTTCAAAGGTAAGATATTCTACCAACGCTCTCGTAAAAAATATTTGTACGAATTGTAATGCAGTCGTTGGTTTGGGGATTGTTAGGCCTGGGTTTGCAGTAAAATCATCAACGATGGGAGGAGTGTTGCTACGACTCAAGGCATCACCTACCTTAGGCCCTCTTGGTACTGGACGTGTTCGCTTTCCGcgtggcggggctggtgcttctaCCTCACTCTCATCCTCACTCTCCGTAAAACTATCCTGCTCACTTGAGGAAAGGTCACATAGAATATCACATTCAGGTTCATCACCCTCAATATCAGCATCTTCTGCGTCCGATAATACCTCAACAAGGCCAGGAATCTTGGAGAGGGTGAGCTTGACCCCACGATACTTCTTATAAATCAAAGTTATTGGGTCTTCTTTGTCAGATTTCTTGGCTCCTTTTTGCGTACCACTGCTTGTGCCTTGTCCAGGATCCATGGTAAACGTATTGAATGGGTTAGAAACACACGAGAACAGAAATAAATGCGTAAAAGGGGTCAAGTTTGGCACGCGAGGGGAGACCGGTGCGGGCACTTCTCGTGACAACAAAACAATAGGCCGACCACGTGACCGCGTAGGCTGAGGTGCCATgtggcctatttgggagaacgggaaTTTCTTGGCTCGCATTTTAAAAGTATCCCTAAGTAGATCGGAtagaaaatggaatttatacaaatattttttctcgaGACTTGGGACCGCGTCCCTTACGCAGACACGAGAGAAAAATTGGTGACGATGTCTGGCGCCAC belongs to Procambarus clarkii isolate CNS0578487 chromosome 74, FALCON_Pclarkii_2.0, whole genome shotgun sequence and includes:
- the LOC138356760 gene encoding piggyBac transposable element-derived protein 4-like, whose product is MDPGQGTSSGTQKGAKKSDKEDPITLIYKKYRGVKLTLSKIPGLVEVLSDAEDADIEGDEPECDILCDLSSSEQDSFTESEDESEVEAPAPPRGKRTRPVPRGPKVGDALSRSNTPPIVDDFTANPGLTIPKPTTALQFVQIFFTRALVEYLTFETNLYASHIIHLVSETSRNQWKPVSVKEMARYLGLCQLMGIIKLPTMRMYWQTNKLWHARFFNVFMSSRQFQRIAKFFHAYNNKAVPENNSNRLIKVRPLMAYFTKKFAEVPKKELSLDEGTMPWRGRLSFKVYNPNKPDIYGIKLYMLAEGTSGYIYDFDVYSGIGKTTVETVMGLIEPLVNKGYHLYMDNYYNSVTLTEKLREVGVYTCGTLRLQRGARKDLQQQAKGKLASDTTLHRRKDNTFVIVWKDKRIVSLITNLHNADTTEIQRRKRICKRDRTTGLELATVNKLKAICDYNPFMKGVDHFDQMVKDDVPINNIFQDPFLLFMSRRKEVPVK